One genomic window of Acidobacteriota bacterium includes the following:
- a CDS encoding ATP-binding cassette domain-containing protein: protein EIFGLLGPNGSGKTTLFRILSTLMLPESGRALVAGFDCATDPNQVRHRIGVVFQAKSVDVKLTARENLWHQGHLYGLSGTRLAKRIAEMLAHVGLSDRANDRVETFSGGMQRRVELAKGLLHRPQVLLLDEPTTGLDPGARRDMWLYLDHVREAEGVTVIVTTHLMDDAERCDRLAILNEGKLVALGTPAELKSTSKLDGDVIVIEAREPESLAARIAQRFAVAPTVIENKIRLKRAHGHRFITELGEAFPGEIDAVSVARPTLEDVFIDLTGHRFWTEPQPDAGAAH from the coding sequence GAGATCTTCGGACTGCTCGGTCCGAACGGCAGTGGCAAGACCACACTCTTCCGCATCCTTTCCACGCTCATGCTGCCGGAGAGCGGGCGCGCGCTCGTAGCCGGCTTCGACTGCGCGACCGACCCGAACCAGGTTCGCCACCGCATCGGCGTCGTCTTCCAGGCGAAAAGCGTGGACGTGAAACTGACCGCGCGCGAGAACCTGTGGCATCAAGGGCACCTCTACGGCCTCTCCGGCACGAGATTAGCAAAGCGAATAGCCGAGATGCTGGCGCACGTCGGCCTGTCTGACCGCGCCAACGACCGCGTGGAAACATTCTCTGGCGGGATGCAGCGGCGCGTGGAGCTGGCCAAGGGCCTGCTACATCGTCCGCAGGTCCTTCTGCTCGACGAGCCCACCACCGGACTCGACCCCGGCGCGCGCCGCGATATGTGGCTTTACCTGGATCACGTGCGCGAGGCTGAGGGCGTCACCGTCATCGTCACCACCCACCTCATGGACGATGCCGAACGCTGCGACCGCCTCGCCATCCTGAACGAAGGCAAGCTCGTCGCGCTCGGAACCCCCGCAGAGCTGAAATCCACATCCAAGCTGGACGGCGACGTCATCGTGATCGAAGCCCGCGAGCCGGAGTCGTTGGCCGCGCGCATCGCGCAGCGCTTTGCGGTCGCGCCCACCGTCATCGAGAACAAGATCCGCCTGAAGCGTGCGCACGGACATCGCTTCATCACTGAGCTGGGCGAGGCTTTCCCCGGCGAGATCGACGCCGTCTCGGTCGCAAGACCAACACTCGAAGACGTGTTCATCGACCTTACCGGCCATCGCTTCTGGACCGAGCCGCAGCCAGACGCCGGGGCCGCGCATTAG
- a CDS encoding ABC transporter permease, which translates to MATTTISEGSPAAQALAASTPTTGAASTALAAATLWWREIVRFYRQPARVAGVVASPLLFWIVIGSGFGSSFRAPSGGGAHYLEYFFPGALIMIVLFTSIFAMMSVIEDRKEGFLLSVLVAPVHRGAIVLGKVLGGTTLAGIQGMLFLIFAPFIGIRMGLAQLAITALVVFLVSFALTALGFAIAWPMDSSQAFHGVVNLFLIPLWLLSGALFPLSGASGWLRMLMRANPLTYGVDALRITLFPGAGSELPLWSSIGVLAAFSVAAFAVSFLMANRRSHRPPA; encoded by the coding sequence ATGGCCACCACCACCATCTCGGAGGGATCACCCGCAGCCCAGGCGCTGGCGGCAAGTACGCCGACCACCGGCGCGGCCAGCACCGCTTTGGCCGCGGCGACGTTGTGGTGGCGCGAGATCGTCCGCTTCTACCGCCAGCCCGCGCGCGTGGCCGGCGTGGTCGCCTCGCCGCTGCTCTTCTGGATCGTCATCGGTTCCGGCTTTGGTAGCTCGTTTCGCGCCCCATCGGGAGGCGGCGCCCATTACCTGGAATATTTCTTTCCCGGCGCGCTCATCATGATCGTGCTCTTCACCTCCATCTTCGCCATGATGAGCGTGATCGAAGACCGCAAGGAAGGCTTCCTGCTCTCCGTGCTGGTCGCGCCGGTGCATCGCGGGGCAATCGTCCTCGGCAAGGTGCTCGGTGGGACGACCCTCGCCGGCATCCAGGGCATGCTGTTCCTTATCTTCGCGCCCTTCATCGGCATCCGGATGGGCCTGGCGCAGCTCGCCATCACCGCGCTCGTCGTTTTCCTCGTCTCCTTCGCGCTCACCGCGCTCGGCTTCGCCATCGCGTGGCCCATGGATTCCAGCCAGGCATTCCATGGCGTCGTGAATCTGTTCCTTATCCCGCTGTGGCTGCTTTCCGGTGCGCTCTTCCCGCTCTCCGGCGCTTCCGGATGGCTGCGGATGCTCATGCGCGCCAACCCGCTCACCTACGGTGTGGACGCCCTGCGCATCACGCTCTTCCCCGGCGCTGGGTCCGAGCTGCCACTGTGGAGCTCGATCGGCGTGCTGGCGGCATTCTCGGTCGCCGCCTTCGCCGTCTCGTTCCTGATGGCGAATCGCCGCAGCCATCGGCCTCCCGCATAA
- a CDS encoding DUF420 domain-containing protein: MDVSYLPAVNATLNGTSALLLLTGRALIAQKRVAAHRMVMLATVVTSTLFLICYLVYHSQVGSVRFPGQGWVRPLYYGILLTHTVLAVVIVPMVLMTLARGLRGNFARHRAIARWTFPLWLYVSVTGVVIYVMLYHLYRAG, translated from the coding sequence ATGGACGTCAGCTACCTTCCTGCGGTCAATGCGACCTTGAACGGGACGAGTGCCCTGCTGCTCCTCACCGGACGCGCACTCATCGCGCAGAAGCGTGTTGCCGCGCACCGCATGGTGATGCTCGCCACCGTCGTCACCTCCACGCTCTTCCTCATCTGCTATCTCGTCTACCATTCGCAGGTCGGCTCGGTGCGTTTCCCGGGACAAGGCTGGGTGCGTCCCCTTTACTACGGCATCCTGCTCACCCACACCGTGCTGGCCGTCGTTATCGTGCCGATGGTGCTGATGACGCTCGCGCGCGGACTCCGCGGCAACTTTGCGCGCCATCGCGCCATCGCCCGCTGGACCTTCCCGCTCTGGCTCTACGTCTCCGTCACCGGTGTCGTCATCTACGTGATGCTCTATCATCTTTATCGGGCTGGATGA
- a CDS encoding biotin/lipoyl-binding protein, protein MPLRTRIIFFLVAWAIVLLPFYFWRSTWFGRELTDQQTTEYLHDDAKPRHIQHALVQVGNRIVSKNDSKDPKAEQWYPDLVRLATHPVEEIRATDAWVMGQDPSRPEFHQALLSMLNDRAVLVRYNAALSLVSFGDATGRPQIAAMLRPLEMTAPIAGRVVARAKPGDAINHSTVLLRIEGIQIAGAQEAADVRSPIVGRVKAILVSDGQEVKSGDKIAVLEPGVEQAWEALRALYLVGRAEDLELVRQYKRQSPDYPDRVRQQAELAERAILQRAKK, encoded by the coding sequence ATGCCTCTGCGCACGCGCATCATCTTCTTCCTGGTGGCGTGGGCCATCGTGCTGCTGCCCTTCTATTTCTGGCGCTCGACCTGGTTCGGACGCGAACTCACCGACCAGCAGACCACCGAGTACTTGCACGACGACGCGAAACCACGCCACATCCAGCACGCGCTGGTGCAGGTCGGCAATCGCATAGTTAGTAAGAACGACAGTAAAGACCCCAAGGCCGAGCAGTGGTATCCAGACCTGGTGCGCCTCGCTACCCATCCGGTCGAAGAGATACGTGCCACCGACGCCTGGGTGATGGGCCAGGACCCGTCACGCCCCGAATTCCACCAGGCACTGCTCAGCATGCTCAATGACCGCGCCGTGCTGGTGCGCTATAACGCCGCGCTCTCGCTGGTCAGCTTCGGCGATGCCACCGGCCGGCCACAGATCGCCGCCATGCTGCGTCCGCTCGAGATGACGGCCCCCATCGCCGGACGCGTGGTCGCACGCGCCAAGCCCGGCGACGCCATCAACCATTCCACCGTGCTCCTGCGCATAGAAGGAATCCAGATCGCGGGCGCTCAAGAAGCCGCCGACGTCCGCTCGCCCATCGTCGGCCGGGTGAAAGCCATCCTGGTCAGTGACGGCCAGGAGGTGAAGTCGGGCGACAAGATCGCGGTGCTGGAACCTGGGGTGGAGCAGGCTTGGGAGGCGCTGCGCGCTCTCTACCTCGTGGGGAGGGCGGAAGACCTCGAGCTCGTCCGCCAGTACAAGCGGCAGTCGCCGGATTATCCCGACCGCGTGCGCCAGCAGGCGGAGCTGGCGGAGCGAGCCATTCTTCAGCGGGCGAAGAAGTAG
- a CDS encoding 4Fe-4S dicluster domain-containing protein codes for MATDSVVPGGNLSGGNPGLVPDELKHEPRSKGLTTPRKKKPKELAVITECCTGCAGSPACVEYCPIEDCMFWVPDEDHPPFGRIQVDPILCIGCKKCTSKGPDGSFLDGCPWDAIAMVDTVEVEKEVGVMPL; via the coding sequence ATGGCTACTGACTCGGTCGTTCCCGGCGGCAATCTTTCTGGTGGCAACCCGGGCCTCGTCCCCGACGAACTCAAGCACGAGCCCCGCTCCAAGGGGCTCACCACCCCGCGCAAGAAAAAGCCGAAAGAGCTGGCCGTCATCACCGAGTGCTGCACCGGCTGCGCCGGCTCGCCCGCGTGCGTGGAGTATTGCCCCATCGAAGACTGCATGTTCTGGGTGCCGGACGAGGACCATCCGCCGTTCGGGCGCATACAGGTCGATCCCATCCTCTGCATCGGATGCAAGAAGTGCACCAGCAAGGGGCCGGACGGCAGCTTCCTCGATGGCTGTCCGTGGGACGCCATCGCGATGGTGGACACGGTGGAAGTGGAGAAGGAAGTCGGAGTGATGCCGCTGTAG
- a CDS encoding TetR/AcrR family transcriptional regulator — protein sequence MFKEKRITKGDLTRERIFTVALNLFREKGFEGTTMREVAAAANMSLGAAYYYFASKEAIVLGYYEKVQEEHELRLAKELMAAKDFRARLGVVMHTKLDILKDDRGLMSALFRFFGNPKHPLSIFAPETRIFRSSAIAVMEQAIGDEKMPPDLREIAPQLLWVMHLGFLFYFIYDDSSGQERSHRLVDGALDVVMNLLSVARLAVMKPFRGKLIKLMKDAGLLIPREEARPMLATSDERLATV from the coding sequence ATGTTCAAGGAAAAGCGCATCACCAAGGGCGACCTTACTCGCGAGCGCATCTTCACCGTGGCGCTGAACCTGTTCCGCGAAAAGGGTTTTGAAGGGACGACGATGCGCGAAGTCGCCGCCGCCGCCAACATGTCGCTGGGCGCGGCGTATTACTACTTCGCGTCGAAGGAAGCCATCGTCCTCGGCTACTACGAAAAGGTTCAAGAAGAACATGAGCTTCGCCTGGCTAAAGAGCTGATGGCAGCCAAGGATTTCCGCGCGCGTTTAGGCGTGGTCATGCACACGAAACTCGACATCCTGAAGGACGATCGCGGGCTGATGTCCGCCCTCTTCCGCTTCTTCGGCAATCCCAAGCATCCGCTCTCCATCTTCGCGCCCGAGACGCGCATCTTCCGCTCCAGCGCCATCGCGGTGATGGAGCAGGCCATCGGGGACGAGAAGATGCCGCCCGACCTGCGCGAGATCGCGCCGCAACTGCTCTGGGTGATGCACCTCGGCTTCCTCTTCTATTTCATCTATGACGACTCGTCCGGACAGGAGAGGTCGCACCGCCTGGTCGACGGCGCCCTCGATGTGGTGATGAACCTGCTCTCGGTCGCGCGGCTCGCGGTGATGAAGCCCTTCCGCGGCAAGCTCATCAAGCTGATGAAGGATGCCGGCCTGCTGATTCCAAGAGAAGAGGCGCGGCCGATGCTGGCGACTAGTGACGAGAGACTAGCGACTGTATAA
- a CDS encoding single-stranded DNA-binding protein — MSKSVNKVILIGNLGKDPEVKYTPSGMAVAKFSLATNERFKDKEGAWQDRTEWHNLVAFQRTAEIAGEYLKKGRTVYIEGSLRTNSWDDKETGQKKYKTEIIVNELVLLGGGQRGESGGGEHEAASGGARSKGASASGGGMDQRTPEPATEITDEDIPF; from the coding sequence ATGTCGAAGAGCGTCAACAAGGTCATCCTGATCGGCAATCTGGGCAAGGACCCCGAGGTCAAGTACACGCCAAGCGGCATGGCCGTGGCCAAGTTCTCCCTCGCCACCAACGAGCGCTTCAAAGATAAAGAAGGTGCTTGGCAGGATCGCACCGAGTGGCACAACCTGGTCGCCTTCCAGCGCACCGCCGAGATCGCCGGTGAATACCTAAAGAAGGGACGCACCGTCTACATCGAGGGCTCGCTGCGCACCAACTCGTGGGACGACAAAGAGACCGGGCAGAAGAAGTACAAGACCGAGATCATCGTGAACGAGCTCGTGCTGCTCGGCGGCGGACAGCGCGGCGAATCGGGCGGCGGCGAGCATGAAGCCGCATCCGGCGGCGCACGCTCGAAGGGCGCCTCGGCATCGGGCGGCGGCATGGACCAGCGCACCCCTGAACCTGCCACCGAGATCACCGACGAAGACATCCCGTTCTAG
- a CDS encoding glycosyltransferase family 39 protein, producing MLARPDRILCLLLFAGAFLLFLPWAGFPNEYNFDEMHYVPAGKLLVPPRENLNWEHPPLAKYLIGIGIALAGDRPLGWRIASMVFGALSAAGMYACALAIFRERRLALWAALLTLFNMMLFVLARTAMLEIFLLAFLVWGIAAMSFAWDQRRPPRQLRGLLAFAGVMFGLAAACKWVGWVPVIFVLLLWAALRLLQRTGATFYRAAQPDDDEWYSPSLWQSLAWRDIALWMVITPVLVYAATFIPFLSLPGEEGTFGDIARLQLDMAITQARITGVHYYSSQWYQWPFGHTHVWFYFKNNEGWTHAILLMGNPAILLPGFLAALLCTWMWWKWRTREAFLAVVWYWLLFLCFSVIPRKVSFFQYYLPAACLLSLPLAYVFRHFGGPPLFRFAWDRWLFLGITVAVFALFYAVLVGLPLPSDFSPR from the coding sequence TTGCTGGCGCGGCCGGATCGCATCCTCTGCCTGCTACTGTTTGCCGGCGCATTCCTGTTGTTCCTGCCCTGGGCCGGTTTCCCCAACGAATACAACTTCGACGAGATGCATTACGTGCCCGCCGGTAAGTTGCTGGTGCCGCCACGCGAGAATCTGAACTGGGAGCATCCGCCGCTGGCAAAGTATCTGATCGGCATAGGGATCGCCCTCGCTGGGGACCGTCCGTTGGGCTGGCGCATCGCCAGCATGGTCTTCGGCGCGTTGTCGGCGGCGGGGATGTACGCGTGCGCGCTCGCCATCTTCCGCGAGCGCCGGCTGGCGCTGTGGGCCGCGCTCCTCACCCTCTTCAACATGATGCTGTTCGTGCTCGCGCGCACCGCCATGCTCGAGATCTTCCTGCTCGCCTTCCTGGTCTGGGGGATCGCGGCGATGTCGTTCGCGTGGGACCAGCGGCGTCCGCCGCGACAACTGCGCGGGCTGCTCGCCTTCGCCGGCGTGATGTTCGGCTTGGCCGCGGCGTGCAAGTGGGTGGGATGGGTCCCGGTGATCTTCGTCCTGCTGCTGTGGGCCGCGTTGCGCCTGCTGCAGCGCACCGGAGCAACGTTCTACCGTGCGGCCCAGCCGGATGACGACGAGTGGTATTCGCCGAGCCTGTGGCAGTCGCTCGCCTGGCGAGACATCGCCCTGTGGATGGTCATCACGCCGGTACTGGTCTATGCCGCCACCTTCATCCCCTTCCTATCGCTGCCCGGTGAGGAAGGCACCTTCGGGGACATTGCCCGGCTGCAGCTCGACATGGCCATCACGCAGGCGCGGATCACCGGCGTGCATTACTACTCCAGCCAGTGGTATCAGTGGCCCTTCGGACACACCCACGTCTGGTTCTACTTCAAGAACAACGAAGGCTGGACGCACGCCATCCTGCTGATGGGCAATCCTGCGATCCTTCTGCCCGGTTTTCTGGCGGCGCTGCTCTGCACCTGGATGTGGTGGAAGTGGCGCACCCGCGAGGCCTTCCTCGCCGTAGTGTGGTACTGGCTGCTCTTTCTCTGCTTCAGCGTGATCCCCCGGAAGGTGAGCTTCTTCCAATACTACTTGCCCGCGGCTTGCCTGCTCAGCCTGCCGCTCGCATATGTCTTTCGCCATTTCGGCGGGCCGCCACTGTTCCGGTTTGCCTGGGACCGATGGTTGTTCCTGGGGATCACGGTAGCAGTGTTCGCGCTGTTCTACGCGGTGCTGGTCGGTCTGCCGCTGCCTTCGGATTTCTCTCCCCGGTAG
- a CDS encoding FecR family protein → MRASYSFLYRFVAIVLALTVSPLPALAQGSSSSQPAGQITALVPQATRNGSAAKTKDDVMWNDVIRTAGGGRARVQLRDGSILSLGSNSELKIVQHDPASQQTDLELNYGRVRSRVVQITKPGGRFQVKTPTAVAGVVGTDYIVIYENGHMQVIVFSGQVVIIGVNGAVMATVGPGQMVDIVNGQVTGPTQTPPSVQQDAIDQTNPGSGVVSGGGGGEGHLLRNILIILGVAAVGAIIYSTTGSPGPAPTTTTPSPTFCTNCDGVRRR, encoded by the coding sequence ATGCGCGCTTCGTATAGCTTCCTTTACCGATTTGTCGCGATTGTTCTGGCCCTCACTGTTTCGCCGCTGCCGGCGTTGGCGCAGGGCTCCAGCAGCTCGCAACCCGCGGGCCAGATCACTGCGCTGGTGCCGCAAGCGACGCGTAACGGTTCAGCGGCGAAGACCAAAGACGATGTGATGTGGAACGACGTCATCCGCACCGCGGGTGGCGGGCGCGCGCGCGTGCAATTGCGCGATGGTTCGATCCTGAGCCTCGGTTCCAACAGCGAACTCAAGATCGTGCAGCACGATCCGGCCAGCCAACAGACCGATCTCGAGCTCAACTATGGGCGGGTGCGCAGCCGCGTGGTGCAGATCACGAAGCCGGGTGGAAGATTCCAGGTCAAGACCCCCACCGCGGTTGCCGGCGTGGTGGGCACGGATTACATCGTGATCTATGAGAACGGTCACATGCAGGTGATCGTCTTCAGCGGGCAGGTGGTGATCATCGGCGTGAACGGTGCCGTGATGGCGACGGTCGGACCTGGGCAGATGGTGGACATCGTGAATGGCCAGGTCACCGGTCCCACGCAGACGCCTCCGAGCGTGCAGCAGGACGCCATCGATCAGACCAATCCGGGTAGCGGTGTCGTCAGCGGCGGCGGCGGCGGAGAAGGCCACCTGTTGCGGAATATCCTGATCATTCTGGGTGTGGCGGCGGTCGGCGCGATCATTTACTCGACCACCGGTTCTCCAGGACCGGCGCCCACCACTACGACCCCGAGCCCGACTTTCTGCACGAACTGCGATGGCGTTCGTCGCCGTTGA